One genomic region from Conexibacter woesei Iso977N encodes:
- a CDS encoding TolB family protein — protein MSFRAGGRRAAGGRLPHGETARIEEHGRHGRQVDHDPLSPVATGHHRVLVNHEESDLSFAPDSKSYTFSEGGLWRVNAATGHRRRLLPDDRTAAHPLWSPDGKLIAYLSTKDGKGSIPAGEDTNKTSPANEVYTTNPAATATHRITNTDDELRLTWSTDSQTLLWQPDDLSIHATCLPTPAQPTAQDPQSWAIHATTPILTHRC, from the coding sequence GTGTCTTTCAGGGCTGGCGGTCGTCGCGCTGCTGGCGGGCGGCTTCCGCACGGCGAGACCGCGCGGATCGAGGAGCACGGCAGGCACGGTCGCCAGGTCGACCACGACCCGCTGAGTCCCGTCGCGACCGGCCACCACCGCGTGCTCGTCAACCACGAGGAGTCCGACCTCTCCTTCGCGCCCGACAGCAAGTCCTACACCTTCTCCGAAGGCGGCCTCTGGCGTGTCAACGCCGCGACCGGCCACCGCCGCCGGCTGCTGCCGGACGACAGGACGGCCGCGCATCCCCTCTGGTCTCCCGACGGCAAGCTCATCGCCTACCTCTCGACCAAGGACGGCAAGGGCTCCATCCCCGCCGGCGAGGACACCAACAAGACCTCACCCGCCAACGAGGTCTACACGACCAACCCCGCCGCCACCGCCACCCACCGCATCACCAACACCGACGACGAGCTCCGCCTCACCTGGTCCACCGACAGCCAGACCCTCCTCTGGCAACCCGACGACCTCTCCATCCACGCCACCTGCCTCCCCACCCCCGCCCAACCCACCGCCCAAGATCCCCAATCCTGGGCCATCCACGCAACCACCCCCATCCTCACCCACCGCTGCTGA
- a CDS encoding isocitrate lyase/PEP mutase family protein → MSLASRFHALHDVAAPLRLLNAWDAGSARVLEAAGAVALGTTSAGVSWSHGLRDGESLAVDVVLRAVESIASAVSVPVTADLESGYGDPGGTVTRAVAAGAVGFNLEDGTPGGALRPLDEHLELLGAAVAAAATSGAFVNARTDAMWLRLPDARAISCERAAAYAAAGAHGVFVPGASAPDDLRALVAAVAGTDTTINVLMVPGLPSVAELSALGVARVSSGSRPILTAYSAIDAAARELLATGSYPAPAPGALGYPDVNGLMTG, encoded by the coding sequence ATGTCGCTCGCTTCTCGGTTCCACGCGCTGCACGATGTCGCTGCGCCCTTGCGGCTGCTGAACGCGTGGGATGCCGGGAGCGCGCGCGTGCTCGAGGCCGCGGGCGCGGTGGCGCTGGGCACGACGAGCGCGGGCGTGTCGTGGTCGCACGGGCTGCGCGACGGCGAGTCGCTGGCTGTCGATGTGGTGCTGCGCGCGGTCGAGTCGATCGCGTCCGCCGTGTCGGTGCCGGTGACCGCGGACCTGGAGTCGGGCTACGGGGATCCGGGCGGCACGGTGACGCGCGCGGTCGCCGCCGGCGCGGTCGGCTTCAACTTGGAGGACGGGACTCCCGGCGGCGCGCTGCGCCCGCTCGACGAGCATCTGGAGCTGCTCGGCGCCGCCGTCGCCGCGGCCGCGACCTCCGGCGCGTTCGTCAACGCGCGCACCGACGCGATGTGGTTGAGGCTCCCGGACGCGCGCGCGATCTCCTGCGAGCGCGCCGCCGCCTACGCCGCGGCGGGCGCGCACGGCGTCTTCGTGCCGGGCGCGAGCGCGCCGGACGACCTGCGCGCGCTCGTCGCCGCCGTGGCCGGGACCGACACCACCATCAACGTCCTGATGGTCCCGGGCCTCCCCTCCGTCGCCGAGCTGTCGGCGCTCGGCGTCGCGCGCGTCTCGTCGGGCTCGCGCCCGATCCTCACCGCCTACTCGGCGATCGACGCGGCCGCCCGCGAGCTGCTCGCCACCGGTTCCTATCCGGCGCCCGCGCCCGGCGCGCTGGGCTACCCGGACGTCAACGGGCTCATGACGGGCTGA
- a CDS encoding nucleotidyl transferase AbiEii/AbiGii toxin family protein encodes MSIELLERGAAALGPLTDQVAFVGGATIALWITDPGAPAPRPTKDVDVVVEVTTRSALHAFETALRERGFSNDAESSVICRWRHDAFDLTLDAMPAAGGLLGFENPWQTAALPRAKWCTLPSGTRIRAATPPYLIATKLYAFTGRGGGDHLGSRDLEDIVLLVDGREELVAELADADADVRAFIAAEVGALLDERRFTDAVFGFLRADAASQERAASIVLPALRALAGR; translated from the coding sequence GTGAGCATCGAGCTGCTCGAACGCGGCGCGGCCGCCCTCGGACCGCTGACCGACCAGGTCGCCTTCGTCGGCGGCGCGACGATCGCCCTCTGGATCACCGACCCCGGCGCGCCCGCCCCGCGGCCGACCAAGGACGTCGATGTCGTGGTCGAGGTGACGACGCGCAGCGCGTTGCACGCGTTCGAGACGGCGCTCCGGGAGCGAGGTTTCAGCAACGACGCCGAGTCCTCGGTGATCTGCCGCTGGCGCCACGACGCCTTCGACCTGACCCTTGACGCCATGCCCGCGGCCGGCGGGCTGCTCGGTTTCGAGAACCCGTGGCAGACCGCTGCGCTCCCACGCGCCAAGTGGTGCACGCTGCCGTCCGGCACACGCATCCGCGCCGCGACGCCGCCCTACCTGATCGCGACCAAGCTGTACGCCTTCACCGGGCGCGGCGGCGGCGACCACCTCGGCAGCCGCGACCTCGAGGACATCGTGTTGCTCGTCGACGGCCGCGAGGAGCTCGTCGCCGAGCTGGCGGACGCCGATGCCGACGTCCGGGCGTTCATCGCCGCCGAGGTCGGCGCGCTGCTCGACGAGCGCCGGTTCACCGACGCCGTCTTCGGCTTCCTCCGCGCCGACGCCGCAAGCCAGGAGCGTGCCGCGTCGATCGTCCTCCCGGCTCTCCGCGCGCTGGCCGGTCGCTGA
- a CDS encoding MlaE family ABC transporter permease, whose product MVGWLTVPKDWIASFGEIAKFSGKILGQVFSLRVLHFFGETLRQCGVLILGSTLVIWGLVFIVGLQCGIEGAYFTRAQGAPAYSGVFAAWCDLREIVPYGFGYMMSAKVGTGIVAELGSMRISDEIDALEVMGIDSVLFLCATRLLASWLVLPFMYMAAVGAGFFASYLAVVQQIGEVSSGGFSLIFWMFQNPPDLLYSVIKAMTMATAIVLVGCYYGYHAGGGPVGVGTATAKSMVMNIVLVHLIGMLGTQVFWGANPRAPIGG is encoded by the coding sequence ATGGTCGGCTGGCTCACCGTCCCGAAGGACTGGATCGCGTCCTTCGGCGAGATCGCGAAGTTCAGCGGCAAGATCCTCGGCCAGGTCTTCAGCCTCCGGGTCCTGCACTTCTTCGGGGAGACGCTGCGCCAGTGCGGCGTCCTGATCCTCGGCTCGACGCTCGTCATCTGGGGCCTGGTCTTCATCGTCGGCCTGCAGTGCGGCATCGAGGGCGCGTACTTCACGCGCGCGCAGGGCGCGCCCGCCTACTCCGGCGTCTTCGCCGCCTGGTGCGACCTGCGCGAGATCGTGCCTTACGGCTTCGGCTACATGATGTCCGCCAAGGTCGGCACCGGCATCGTGGCCGAGCTCGGCTCGATGCGGATCTCCGACGAGATCGACGCCCTCGAGGTCATGGGCATCGACTCGGTCCTCTTCCTCTGCGCGACGCGCCTGCTTGCGAGCTGGCTGGTCCTGCCGTTCATGTACATGGCGGCGGTCGGCGCCGGCTTCTTCGCGTCCTACCTGGCGGTCGTCCAGCAGATCGGCGAGGTGAGCTCCGGCGGGTTCTCGCTGATCTTCTGGATGTTCCAGAACCCTCCCGACCTCTTATACAGCGTGATCAAAGCCATGACGATGGCCACGGCCATCGTCCTCGTCGGCTGTTACTACGGCTACCACGCGGGCGGGGGACCCGTCGGCGTTGGTACCGCAACCGCGAAATCGATGGTCATGAACATCGTTCTGGTGCATCTCATCGGGATGCTGGGAACACAGGTGTTCTGGGGAGCGAACCCACGCGCCCCAATTGGAGGCTGA
- a CDS encoding P-II family nitrogen regulator, whose product MKMVVAYIRHEAFEPIRTDLLDLGFPSLSISEVKGSGRQKGITERYRGAELTNYLRPKVKLECVVASGDVQTIVDTILKHARTGAVGDGKVFVMPVEEAYRVRTGEAGEEILQAHPDAATTAA is encoded by the coding sequence ATGAAGATGGTGGTGGCATACATCCGCCACGAGGCGTTCGAGCCGATCCGCACGGACCTGCTCGACCTCGGGTTCCCCTCGCTGAGCATCAGCGAGGTGAAGGGCTCGGGGCGCCAGAAGGGCATCACCGAGCGCTACCGCGGCGCTGAGCTCACCAACTACCTCCGGCCGAAGGTCAAGCTGGAGTGCGTGGTGGCCTCGGGTGACGTGCAGACGATCGTGGACACGATCCTCAAGCACGCCCGCACCGGAGCCGTCGGTGACGGCAAGGTGTTCGTGATGCCGGTTGAAGAGGCGTACCGCGTCCGGACCGGGGAGGCTGGCGAGGAGATCCTCCAGGCCCACCCGGATGCCGCGACGACGGCCGCCTAG
- a CDS encoding PucR family transcriptional regulator, producing the protein MSDPSEGRAAASPAGSLVERLRSVHLKMVDAVLGGDGLQQVAALAAEAAGAPVAIVVPRLDAAVAAGADGPVLEAVRRYVADRVRDRPSQVPEALAAEAPIQSGDDVVGAVVMLHGEPGAPEPLPEAGDFLHLAAVACLTEVAVEEAKEEVEQNLRGSFLEDLRSRPDLEPREVVRRAARLGCDLARGAVVLCAELTTDRPRHVIATITGDEPGALAEHLDGRVYAILPGTGGDDAPEGTTARGRALATRLRRHGTVGVSSFYSDPAELPRAIQEAELVLDVLKQGEGGGWDGVQDIGTGTYRLLFRVLASHPEEVRSFYEDTVAPIVRYDDQYRTDLVGTLEAYLEQNCNMNATASAIYAHRHTVAYRLERVKELTGLDPMLSEDRERLGLGLKAYRIIAPRLPK; encoded by the coding sequence ATGAGTGATCCTTCCGAGGGTCGGGCCGCCGCCTCGCCGGCCGGTTCGCTGGTGGAGCGGCTGCGGTCGGTCCACCTGAAGATGGTCGACGCCGTCCTCGGCGGCGACGGCCTGCAGCAGGTCGCGGCGCTGGCCGCGGAGGCCGCGGGCGCCCCAGTGGCGATCGTGGTCCCGCGGTTGGACGCCGCGGTGGCTGCCGGAGCCGATGGCCCGGTGCTGGAGGCGGTGCGGCGGTACGTCGCCGACCGCGTCCGGGACCGGCCGTCGCAGGTGCCGGAGGCGCTGGCCGCCGAGGCACCGATCCAGTCGGGTGACGACGTGGTCGGGGCCGTGGTGATGCTGCACGGCGAGCCGGGCGCCCCGGAGCCGTTGCCCGAGGCCGGCGACTTCCTGCACCTGGCCGCGGTCGCGTGCCTCACGGAGGTCGCGGTCGAGGAGGCCAAGGAGGAGGTCGAGCAGAACCTCCGCGGGTCGTTCCTGGAGGACCTGCGCTCGCGTCCGGACCTGGAGCCGCGCGAGGTCGTGCGGCGGGCGGCCCGCCTGGGCTGCGACCTGGCGCGCGGGGCCGTCGTCCTGTGCGCCGAGTTGACGACCGACCGGCCGCGGCACGTGATCGCGACGATCACCGGCGACGAGCCGGGGGCCCTGGCCGAACATCTTGACGGGCGCGTGTACGCGATCCTGCCGGGGACCGGCGGCGACGACGCACCCGAGGGCACGACCGCGCGAGGCCGCGCGTTGGCGACGCGGCTGCGCCGTCACGGCACGGTCGGCGTGTCGTCCTTCTACAGCGATCCCGCCGAGCTGCCGCGCGCGATCCAGGAGGCCGAGCTGGTCCTGGACGTGCTCAAGCAGGGCGAGGGCGGCGGCTGGGACGGGGTCCAGGACATCGGCACCGGCACCTACCGGTTGCTCTTCCGGGTGCTCGCTTCGCACCCCGAGGAAGTGCGCTCCTTCTACGAGGACACCGTGGCGCCGATCGTCCGCTACGACGACCAGTACCGCACCGACCTCGTCGGAACCCTCGAGGCCTACCTCGAGCAGAACTGCAACATGAACGCGACGGCGAGCGCGATCTACGCCCACCGCCACACGGTGGCCTACCGCCTGGAACGCGTCAAAGAGCTGACCGGCCTCGACCCCATGCTCTCCGAAGACCGCGAACGCCTCGGCCTCGGCCTCAAGGCCTACCGCATCATCGCGCCCCGCCTACCGAAGTAG
- a CDS encoding MarR family transcriptional regulator → MLKGQDIVLLLLLAGEPSFGSTQRLADRAMLSVATTHRALHRLEDAGLYDRRRGRVPEAAAEEFLIHGVKYVFPAVRGSETRGVAAAWAAPPLVAELAGDGLPPVWPHTTGEVRGIALEPLHAVVPQLALGDPALHERLALVDAIRAGDARTRRLAERALPDRLRVPA, encoded by the coding sequence GTGCTCAAGGGCCAGGACATCGTCCTTCTGTTGCTGCTTGCAGGTGAGCCGAGCTTCGGCTCGACCCAGCGGCTGGCCGATCGCGCGATGCTGAGCGTCGCCACGACCCACCGCGCACTGCATCGGCTCGAGGACGCCGGGCTCTACGACCGCCGTCGTGGTCGCGTGCCAGAGGCGGCGGCCGAGGAGTTCCTGATCCACGGCGTCAAGTACGTGTTCCCCGCGGTGCGCGGGAGCGAGACGCGCGGCGTGGCCGCCGCGTGGGCGGCGCCGCCACTGGTCGCGGAGCTGGCCGGCGACGGCCTGCCGCCGGTCTGGCCACACACCACGGGCGAGGTCCGCGGCATTGCCCTGGAGCCGCTGCACGCCGTCGTGCCGCAGCTGGCGCTCGGCGATCCGGCTCTGCATGAGCGCCTCGCGCTGGTCGACGCGATCCGAGCGGGCGACGCCCGCACCCGGCGCCTGGCCGAGCGCGCCCTCCCCGACCGCCTCCGCGTCCCGGCGTGA
- a CDS encoding ammonium transporter: protein MRRSLAVRALVFGTLAALIIPASASADLYDRAGNQGLLQSVGINSIWVIVAGLLVFFMQAGFAFLEIGFSRGKNAGTIIAKILVNLAICSIVYWAVGFAFAFGGDPGHVIGTHGFFLRDYGDPQAAFPVMGFSNATIESKFFFQFVFAAVSLAIVWGTTLERVKFGVYIIYAVVFSALIYPIFSGWVFGGGWLQNNLGMQDFAGSTAVHLIGATGALAALLHLGPRKGKYGPDGKPRAIPGHNMPLFGLGIFILWLGWFGFNPGSTLGALDGRFPEVVLTTNLAAAAGVLTAVSTAWIKTRSIDIGMAGNGAIAALVAITAGSGYVVPWAAVVIGATAGVIVVLGVYAIDKFIDDPVGALSAHGLAGIWGTLACGLFTNPSLAAYNAVGDGGLVYTGSFHQLLVQAAGVGIVFSGVFISSYIVFGVIKATYGMRVSEEEEMAGLDISEHGMYGYPEQFIPAPELVGYGAAPTGTAAASGVAPIATATEVPAT, encoded by the coding sequence ATGAGACGTTCCCTTGCGGTTCGCGCGCTGGTGTTCGGCACGCTGGCTGCGCTCATCATCCCTGCCTCGGCATCTGCGGATCTGTACGACCGCGCCGGGAACCAAGGACTGCTGCAAAGCGTCGGCATCAACTCGATCTGGGTGATCGTGGCCGGCCTGTTGGTGTTCTTCATGCAGGCGGGTTTCGCCTTCTTGGAGATCGGCTTCTCCCGCGGTAAGAACGCGGGCACGATCATCGCCAAGATCCTCGTGAACTTGGCGATCTGCTCGATCGTCTACTGGGCGGTCGGCTTCGCGTTCGCGTTCGGCGGCGACCCCGGGCACGTCATCGGCACGCACGGGTTCTTCCTGCGTGACTACGGCGACCCGCAGGCGGCGTTCCCCGTCATGGGCTTCTCGAACGCGACCATCGAGTCGAAGTTCTTCTTCCAGTTCGTGTTCGCGGCCGTCTCACTGGCGATCGTCTGGGGCACGACCCTGGAGCGCGTCAAGTTCGGCGTCTACATCATCTACGCGGTCGTCTTCTCGGCGCTGATCTACCCGATCTTCTCGGGCTGGGTCTTCGGCGGTGGCTGGCTGCAGAACAACCTGGGCATGCAGGACTTCGCCGGCTCGACGGCGGTCCACCTGATCGGTGCGACCGGCGCCCTGGCGGCCCTGCTGCACCTCGGACCGCGCAAGGGCAAGTACGGGCCAGACGGCAAGCCACGGGCGATCCCGGGGCACAACATGCCGCTGTTCGGGCTCGGCATCTTCATCCTGTGGCTCGGCTGGTTCGGCTTCAACCCGGGCTCGACGCTCGGCGCGCTGGACGGCCGGTTCCCGGAGGTCGTGCTGACGACGAACCTCGCGGCTGCGGCCGGCGTCCTGACCGCGGTCTCGACGGCGTGGATCAAGACCAGGTCGATCGACATCGGCATGGCGGGCAACGGCGCGATCGCCGCGCTCGTCGCGATCACCGCAGGCTCGGGCTATGTGGTCCCGTGGGCGGCGGTCGTCATCGGCGCGACCGCGGGCGTGATCGTGGTCCTCGGCGTCTACGCGATCGACAAGTTCATCGACGACCCGGTGGGCGCGCTGTCGGCGCACGGCCTGGCCGGCATCTGGGGCACGCTCGCGTGCGGGTTGTTCACGAACCCATCGCTGGCGGCCTACAACGCCGTCGGTGACGGCGGCCTCGTCTACACGGGCTCGTTCCACCAGCTGCTGGTTCAGGCGGCCGGCGTGGGCATCGTGTTCTCCGGCGTCTTCATCAGCTCCTACATCGTCTTCGGCGTCATCAAGGCGACGTACGGCATGCGGGTGTCCGAGGAAGAGGAGATGGCGGGCCTGGACATCTCCGAGCACGGCATGTACGGGTACCCGGAGCAGTTCATCCCTGCTCCGGAGCTGGTCGGTTACGGTGCGGCCCCCACGGGGACCGCCGCCGCATCCGGCGTGGCCCCCATCGCGACCGCAACGGAGGTTCCCGCAACATGA
- a CDS encoding MlaE family ABC transporter permease, producing MMILTGKTMVSALRPPYPYGSEFVGQFLFALRLCWLPLLISTVAVSYGAPGLQAANFLILFGALDRLGGFFVLAIIREFAPFVCAIIVAGVAGTAITADLGARKIREELDALQVLGVDPVKNLVVPRFLALMLVTGLFDIFAIIFGITGGLIATLVNGAPLGPFWATFFTNASTTDLWGSLLKCTMFGAITAIVCCYKGMTASGGAEGVGKAVNQAVVITFLGVFAFNYVFTQTLLATHPDITVIR from the coding sequence ATGATGATCCTGACGGGCAAGACGATGGTCTCTGCCCTTCGCCCGCCGTACCCGTACGGCAGCGAGTTCGTGGGTCAGTTCCTGTTCGCCCTGCGTCTTTGCTGGCTGCCCCTGTTGATCTCGACCGTCGCCGTGTCCTATGGCGCGCCGGGTCTGCAGGCCGCGAACTTCCTGATCCTCTTCGGCGCGCTGGACCGCCTCGGAGGCTTCTTCGTCCTGGCGATCATCCGCGAGTTCGCCCCGTTCGTCTGCGCGATCATCGTCGCGGGCGTCGCGGGGACCGCCATCACGGCGGACCTCGGCGCGCGCAAGATCCGCGAGGAGCTCGACGCCCTTCAGGTCCTCGGCGTCGACCCGGTCAAGAACCTCGTCGTCCCGCGCTTCCTGGCCCTGATGCTCGTCACGGGCCTGTTCGACATCTTCGCCATCATCTTCGGCATCACCGGCGGCCTGATCGCGACGCTCGTCAACGGCGCGCCGCTCGGCCCGTTCTGGGCGACGTTCTTCACGAACGCCTCGACGACCGACCTCTGGGGCTCGCTGCTGAAGTGCACCATGTTCGGCGCGATCACCGCGATCGTCTGCTGTTACAAGGGCATGACCGCATCGGGCGGCGCCGAAGGGGTGGGCAAGGCCGTCAACCAGGCGGTCGTCATCACCTTCCTCGGCGTGTTCGCCTTCAACTACGTGTTCACGCAGACGCTGCTCGCGACCCACCCCGACATCACGGTGATCCGCTGA